A genomic segment from Ptychodera flava strain L36383 chromosome 19, AS_Pfla_20210202, whole genome shotgun sequence encodes:
- the LOC139119190 gene encoding uncharacterized protein isoform X1 encodes MSGADQPVESAGNSTEKCQKKDDQLPVWPSQGSDIRIWSLLSRKKDGFWQVREKISGDKFLVDARGTYDTKSKFRFYAVPQPDPEEVIPDDSTPAWLGIPGQSIGRSADQNKIYMLQWTEKDGVKTIQAKGFEAPEDPRDPPVVNDEKEALHMTFLIEFFSARMYVNFRDFNHLVPGAPGNNYVKTRSKGIIDRLPVERENLISSWSTDPGLQYYMTAV; translated from the exons GATGATCAACTCCCGGTGTGGCCTTCGCAGGGAAGCGACATCCGCATATGGTCTTTGTTAAGCCGCAAGAAGGATGGATTCTGGCAAGTTAGGGAGAAAATTTCTGGAGATAAGTTCCTAGTGGATGCGAGAGGGACTTACGACACAAAAA GTAAATTTAGGTTTTATGCTGTACCTCAGCCAGACCCGGAAGAGGTCATTCCAGATGACAGTACACCTGCTTGGCTTGGTATTCCTGGACAAAGTATCGGCAGATCAGCGGACCAgaataaaatttacatgttacaaTGGACTGAAAAAGATGGTGTGAAAACAATACAAGCAAAG GGCTTTGAGGCTCCGGAAGACCCCAGAGATCCGCCAGTGGTCAACGACGAGAAGGAAGCGCTGCATATGACCTTCCTCATCGAGTTCTTCTCAGCGAGAATGTACGTCAATTTTCGAGATTTCAATCACCTGGTGCCTGGTGCACCAGGAAATAATTACGTCAAGACGCGGAGCAAGGGTATCATCGACAGGCTGCCTGTAGAAAGGGAAAACCTCATATCCTCCTGGTCTACCGATCCTGGGCTGCAATATTACATGACGGCAGTATAA
- the LOC139119190 gene encoding uncharacterized protein isoform X2: MDDQLPVWPSQGSDIRIWSLLSRKKDGFWQVREKISGDKFLVDARGTYDTKSKFRFYAVPQPDPEEVIPDDSTPAWLGIPGQSIGRSADQNKIYMLQWTEKDGVKTIQAKGFEAPEDPRDPPVVNDEKEALHMTFLIEFFSARMYVNFRDFNHLVPGAPGNNYVKTRSKGIIDRLPVERENLISSWSTDPGLQYYMTAV, encoded by the exons atg GATGATCAACTCCCGGTGTGGCCTTCGCAGGGAAGCGACATCCGCATATGGTCTTTGTTAAGCCGCAAGAAGGATGGATTCTGGCAAGTTAGGGAGAAAATTTCTGGAGATAAGTTCCTAGTGGATGCGAGAGGGACTTACGACACAAAAA GTAAATTTAGGTTTTATGCTGTACCTCAGCCAGACCCGGAAGAGGTCATTCCAGATGACAGTACACCTGCTTGGCTTGGTATTCCTGGACAAAGTATCGGCAGATCAGCGGACCAgaataaaatttacatgttacaaTGGACTGAAAAAGATGGTGTGAAAACAATACAAGCAAAG GGCTTTGAGGCTCCGGAAGACCCCAGAGATCCGCCAGTGGTCAACGACGAGAAGGAAGCGCTGCATATGACCTTCCTCATCGAGTTCTTCTCAGCGAGAATGTACGTCAATTTTCGAGATTTCAATCACCTGGTGCCTGGTGCACCAGGAAATAATTACGTCAAGACGCGGAGCAAGGGTATCATCGACAGGCTGCCTGTAGAAAGGGAAAACCTCATATCCTCCTGGTCTACCGATCCTGGGCTGCAATATTACATGACGGCAGTATAA